Within Paenibacillus sp. RUD330, the genomic segment GACGTTGGACATCTCCAGCTGGCCGGCTACGATATTGCCTGTTCCGGTCTCCGGATCTCCGGGAGCTCCGATAGCCAGCTCCTCGGCATTGGAATTCACCGTCGAGCGGTAAAGGTTTCCGCCGACTTTTTCCAGGCCGTTCGGATTGGTCACTTTCACGACGCCGATGGTGGCGATGACATCTCCTGTCGTTCCGTCCGCATTGACGCCTGTCACCGATCCGTCCTTGCCGATCGTGAAGGCGCTGACTCCGGCCAGCGAAATCGGTTCGCCGTCGGAGCTCAGCACGAGAGCGCCGTCTGCGTTGACCAGCTGTCCCGCGGCATCGACCGAGAAGTTGCCGGCACGCGTCAGGTAGAAGCCGTCTTCCATTCCCGCCGGACGGACGGCGAAAAATCCGTCTCCGTCAATGCGCAGATCCGTCGGCACATTGGTCGTCATGGCGCTGCCCGCCGTGTGCAACGTATCGATGGAGGCTACCGTCACGCCCAGACCGATCTGCTGCGCGTTTTTGCCGCCGCGCGTTCCGTCTTCCGGCTGTGTCGCCCCTGCGACCGTCTGGCTCAGAATATCCTGGAACATGACCCGTCCCGCTTTGAAGCCGACGGTATTCACGTTCGCAATATTGTTGCCGATGACATCAAGCTTGGTTTGGAAGCCCCGCATGCCGGAAACGCCTGAATACATAGATCTCAACATAATCTATCAACCTCCTAAATGGATGGATACTGCTCGATCAGGCTCCTGCCGGCTGTTCGCCGGAAGGCTCATCCGGCGTCTGTTCCGGAGCCTCTTCCGCCGCATCGGACCGGATGGACTTCAGCGCGTCGATCGGAACATAATTGCCGCTGGAGACGATATACTGGATGCCGTCCTTCAGCACGACCGAATCGACGAGGCCGCTTTCGGCCGTCAGCTTGCCGGCAGCGTCAAAGATGTCCCATTCCGCTTGCTTCCCGATGAGATCGGAAGTAAGCCCCAGATTCTGTCCCTGGATGTTGAGCTGTCCGGAAATGTTCGACAACTGCTCGACGGAAGAGAATTGGGCGAGCTGAGCGATGTAAGTCGTGTTGTCGGACGGATTCATCGGGTCTTGATATTTCAGCTGTGCGACCAGAAGCTGCAGGAAAGCATCCTTGCCGAGCGTGGAGTTGTCCATGCTTGTCGACGCCGCCTTGGAATTCTTTTGGCTCACGAACGGATAAATGGAATTGGCGTTCACGGATGCTGCCATCGTTGATCCCCCTCGAAACCGGCTTATGCCGTTTCGTTAATTGCCCTGCCGTATCCAAGCTCGCGGATGGCGGATTGGACGACTTCAGCTTCTTGCATGCCCTGCTCTTCAGGGCGGTCGGAGCCGTTTCGTGCGGACTGGCCGCCCTGCTCGCCTCCGCCCCGGCTCTGCTGGCCGAATGAAAGCGAGGTCTGCAGCTGGCTCGAGGCCGATACATCAAGCCGATCAACCTGGAAACCCTGGTTTTGCAAGGACATCCTGAGCTGGCCCAGCTGGTTCTCGATCGCTTCCCTCGCCGCCGGCGAATCCGCCGCGAACAGCGCCGTCAATTGGCCGTTGTGGATCTGAAGCTTGACGTCCACCTGTCCCAAGTTTTCCGGGGTCAGCGTCAGTCTCGCTTCCGTCATGCCCGATGAAGACGAGACATCAAGCTTCTTCAGGACAAGCCCGGCCACCTCCTGGGCAAAGCGATGGACAGGCACTTTCACGGTCGCTTCCGCGCTGTCCGGAACCGCAGCTCCCGGCTGGACATTTCCTGCTGTAAGGGTCGCGGCCGACGACGGCTGCTCATTCGGTTCCGCCATGAGCATGGCCGGCTGCACGGCTTCATCCGCCTGAGCGCTTCCCGCCACGGAGCTTACGGCCGCTCGGATGTGGGCCGAAGATGCTTCAAGCTTCGCCAGCAGCGTTGTGCCGGAAGCCGGAATCCCTGCAAAAGAAGTCCCGTCGGGCTGACCGTCCGGGATCGTTCCCCCTGGAGCGGACTTGGCCGTATGCGGCGCTTCGAGCAGGCTCTGCAGCTTGGTCAGCTGCGCCTGGGCCAGCGCCTGGGAATCGACCTTGCCGGATGGCTTGGCGAGAACGTCGGGCAATTGCTGCCTCAGCGCCAGCAGCAGCTCTCCGACTTCGCCTTTGGCGGCTGCCGTTGCGGAAACCGCTGCCGGCTCATCCTGCCCCTGCTGGCCGCCGCCTGCAAGCTTCGCTGAAGGAGGCGGCTGAATGCCGAGCAGCGCGAGCAGGGCTCCGAGCTCGGACGCGGCCTGCTGCCAATCCTCGAGCGGAATGGAGCCATCCTCTTCCTTGCCTTCGTACAGCAGATCGAGCAGATCCTCCAACTTGGCAAGCAGCGGCTCGGCCGCCTGCTCCGAGGAGGAAGTCGCGGCTGGAGCTGCTTCTCCAGTCGGCAGAGCTTCCGACAACGGTCCGTCTGCTTGAGCCGGGGCGCTCGGCTCCGCGCCGTCAGGCTGCGCGGAAGCTGCGCTCAGCGCCATTGCGGCGGCCAATGCCGCAGCTGCCGCAACGGCGTCCTGCGGAGCATTTCCCGCGTTCGAGGACGCTTGCCCCTGGACGCCCGTCTGCAAGGCTCCAGCCATTGCTTGGCTGAACGGGACGGCTCCGGCGGCCTTGCCTCCGGCCGCTTGGACAGACGCTCCCGAGCCGGTCGAGGCAGTCGGTTGAGTAGTCGTGATCTCCATTGTTCACCTCCTGTTCTATTTTCCCGCCATGAGCTTGCTCACAAGCTGCGACGTCAGCTTTTTGTTCAGTGCCGACATCTCCTGAACGATCGACGAGCGTTTGGAATCGCTGACCGAGCCGAGAATCCGAAGCACTTTGCTCGGGCTCACATCCGACATCGCCAGCAGCAGCTGCGCCGCCTTCGCCGGATCCATCGATTCAAACGTTTTGCTGAGCTGGTCTTCGCTGAGCAGCGCGGAGCCGGATGCGGGAGCTGCGCTGGAAGCCTGCTGGGCTCTCGATTGCAGCGCGGCAATCTGCTGATCCTGGACCGGAACGGAATCCTTCAGCCTCGCTGCCGTTTCGGCTGCCCGCTTCGGATCCATCTTGGCCAGAATCGCTCCTTGGGACCGGCTGTCCATCGTGTTCAGGACGAGCACAGCTTCATCCAAGGTCATATTCTGAATGATTGGAGCCGCCTTGCTCGGCGTCATCGAGGAGAACATTCCCCCGAGCTCCGTTATTTTGGCTTGATATTCGCTGCTGCTCAGCTTTTTCTGCTCGTCGCTCTTGATCAGCTGGTCGAGCTTGTCCTGCAGGTCGTTGATTTCCTTCTCAAGCGATGCTTTTTCCGACTCTGCGGCTTGAAGCCGCCCTTTGGCTGTCTGCAAATCTACCTGCAGGCCGGCGATCTGCTTGCGCTGAGCAGCGCCGTTGTCCGGAGCGGGGGCGCCGGATGCGCTCTGGCTCTCCGGAATGAACGACCCGACAACCGGAATGCTGCGACCGGTATCCATCAGCCGCGAGCGCAGCGACGGGTTGAACACCACTAGAAGCACAAGCACCAGCACCAGCGTGAACAGCAACGGCGTCACAAAAAACAGGAAGCGTTCCATCCCGCTGTAGCTTTGTTTCTCACGTTCTTCTGCCAACATTTCATCCCTCCCGGGGGCATGGGTCGTCCCCGACTGCTTCATCTTGCCTTCTGCTAAAGCGCAGCGCGCGAATGGCGTTGGACTGCGATTTCATCGAGTTCCGCCTGCTCTCCGGCAAGCTGTGCAGCCTTGAATCGGTTCAAGGCTTTTTCTTTGGATTTCAGCCAGATCTTCTCCTGAATCTTGCGCTCAGCAAGACGATGCCTCGAGGATTCGACCTCGTTCTCCGCCGCCTGCACGACTTGCTGCTTGCTTCCGATGCAGGCATCCAGATGAGAGAGGAACCGCTGGATCGCCTGCAGCTCCATGAGCGGGCTGCCTTGCATGCCGAGCTCTTCCAGCTTCCCTTCCCAGCGCAGACGCTCCGCATTCAGCTCGGACAGGGACATCTCCTCCGCGTGCAGCAGATCGAGCGCGGCCGTCAGACCCCATTTGGCTTGCGTCGTCTCGCTTTGCTTCAAGTTGACAATGCTTTGGTAGGCATAGCGGAATGCGGTCACGTCTCTGTTCAGCTCCCGTTGAATTGCCGGATCAAATGGTCCAGCGTTTCGTCAAAATGGGCTTTTTCATTCGTTCGTTGCTGCGTGAAATCCAGAATCCCGTCCATTTGGTCCATCGCCTGGTCGATTTCCTTGTTCGATCCGGGCTGATACGCCCCGATATTGATCAAGTCCTCCGAATCCTTATAGACAGCAAGCATCTTTTTGAGAGCGGAAGCCGCCTCCTGATGCTCGGGCTCTATGATCTCCTTCATGACCCGGCTCACCGAGGCAAGCACGTCGATCGCCGGAAAATGGCCTTTCTGAGCCAAGTCCCGGCTTAAGACGATATGTCCGTCGAGGATGCCTCTCACGGCATCCGCTACCGGCTCATTCATGTCGTCCCCGTCCACGAGAACGGTATAAAAAGCCGTTATGGAACCCGTCGGCCCTGTGCCCGCTCTTTCAAGCAGCTTCGGAAGTCCGGCGAACACCGACGGCGTGTACCCTCTCGTCGCCGGAGGCTCGCCTACCGCCAGACCGACTTCCCGCTGAGCCATCGCATACCGGGTGACGGAATCCATCATCAGCATGACGTTCATGCCGCGGTCCCGGAAGTACTCCGCGATCGTCGTCGCGATCACCGCGCCCTTGATGCGGATCAAGGCCGGCTGATCGGATGTGGCTACGATTACGACGGAACGGGCCAGTCCTTCCGGTCCCAGATCCTTCTCGATGAACTCGAGCACCTCGCGTCCGCGTTCGCCGATGAGAGCAATCACGTTGACGTCGGCAGCCGTATTGCGGGCGATCATGCCCAGCAGCGTGCTTTTTCCGACACCCGATCCGGCGAAGATCCCGACGCGCTGGCCTTGGCCTACGGTAAGCAGGCCGTCGATCGCGCGGACCCCGATGCCGAGCGGCTGCTGGACACGCGGCCTGAAGAGCGGATTGCTTGGAGGAGCGGTCGTCGGATAGCGGATCATGCGGCTGGGAATGAAGCTTCCGTCAAGCGGCCTCCCGAGGCCGTCAAGCACTTTTCCGAGCAGCTCCGCCCCGACCTGGACCGTAAGCGGCTTGCCTGTGCCTACGACGTCGCATCCGGGCGCGATCGAATTGAGATCTCCGAGCGGCATGAGAATCAATCTGTTGTCCCGGAAACCGACGACTTCGGCCAGGAGCGGGGGCGCCCCTCTTCCGGGATAGATCTGGCAGACATCCCCGATGCCGGCATCGGGTCCTTCGCTTTCGACGGTAAGCCCGATGACCTGGGTTACCTTGCCGTTGATGCGCACGGGATCGATGCCGGCGAGCTGCTCCGCATATCTCGAAGCCTTGGGAATCCTGGAGCTCATGAAGCTGGCGCCTCCTGACCTTCACGCTGGGAAGCGATTCCCATCAGCTCGCGCTTGATTTCGGACAGCTGCGTGTCGATGCGGGCATCGATGCTGCCGAATGCCGTCCGGATGACGCAGCCGTGATCCTTGACCGACGCGTCGGGCAGAATCTGCAGCTCGGCCTGAGAATCGATCGACAGCTCCAGCTCGTCCCTGGCGGCTAGAACGGACGACAGCTGCGCGGGACTGACGCATAGAACGATGCTGCCATTCTCTCTTCGCCGGGAAAGCATGTTGCGGATAAGGTCGATGGCGATGTCAGGCTCGAGATCCAGCTGCTTGCCGACCAGCTTCTCCGCAATGGCGCAGCTCAGCTCGACGAGGAACGGCTCCGCCTCCTGGATGATCTGCTCCTTCATTCGGAAGGAGGCTTCAAGGATGGAGGAGGATTCCTCGATCCTTTGCTCCCATTCCTTCCGCAGCGCGGCTTCGGCTTCCCGGCTGCCTTGGCTGAAGCCCTCCCCATATCCGGCCAGGCGGGCTTCCTCTGCGATTCGTTCATCGTCCGCCCTTCTGGCATGCCACCAATCCTCGGCTTCCTGACGGGCCTGTTCGATCAGCTCCTGGGCTTGCTTGGCCGCATCCGCCAGCGTGTCCTCGGCGACGCTCTGGGCGTCGCCGAGGATCTGGCTGCGCAAAGCTTCCGTAGCCGCATCCGGGCGGAGCTCGCCGCGATAGGCCTGCTCGCCGAATCCGTCCGGCGCGGTGTCGGCATCGCTTGCCGCTGCAGGCTTCCGGTAAAACCGTTCCAGCCGCTGATGCTGTTCCTGAGGAACAACCTGCGAGGATTTGAACAGATTAGACAATGATGTCATCTCCTCCGCCGCGGGCGATGATGATGTCACCGGATTCCTCCAGCCTGCGGATCGTTCCTACGATGCGCGTCTGGGCTTCCTCGACGTCACGCAGCCGCACGGGACCCATGAATTCCATTTCTTCCTTGAAGGTCTCGGCCATCCGCTTGGACATGTTCCGGAAGATCGCTTCGCGCACTTCCTCGCTTGCCACCTTGAGCGCAAGCTGCAGGTCGGCGCTCTCGATATCGCGGATGATGCGCTGGATCGAACGGTTGTCGATGCTGACGATGTCTTCGAAGACGAACATCCGCTTCTTGATTTCTTCCGCCAGCTCCGGATCCTGAATTTCCAGGGAATCCAGAATCGTCCGCTCGGTGCCGCGATCGACGCCGTTCAGAATCTGAACGATGGAGTCGATGCCGCCCGCGTTCGTGTAGTCTTGGGTCACGGTCGCGCTCAGCTTCTGCTCCAGCACTCTCTCTACTTGGGAGATGACCTCAGGAGAGGTGCTGTCCATGAGCGCGACCCTGCGGGCGACTTCCGCCTGCTTCTCTTGAGGAAGCGAAGAAAGAATATGGGAAGCCTGCTCCGGCTGGAGATACGACAGCACGAGTGCGATCGTCTGGGTATTTTCGTTCTGGATGAAGTTCAGGATCTGGGTCGGCTCCGCCTTGCGGGCAAAATCGAATGGCCTCACTTGCAGCGTCGCCGTAAGCCTGCTGATGACTTCCAAAGCCTTTTGCGAGCCGAGCGCCTTCTCGAGAATATCCTTCGCGTACGCGATGCCGCCTTGGGAGATATATTCTTGGGCGAGGCAGATCTGATAGAATTCGCTCATGATCGTGTCCCGCTCCGAGCTGTCGACCTTCCTCACGTTGGCGATTTCCAGAGTCAGCTGCTCGATTTCCTCTTCCCTCAGATGCTTGAAGATCTGGGCCGATACATCGGGGCCGAGCGTGATCAGCAGAATGGCAGCCTTTTGGCGCCCGCTCAAGCTTTGCAGCGCTTTAACCATGAGTTGCCACCTCTATTCCTCTACTAGCCAGGTGCGAAGAAGGTTGACGAAATCATCCGGCTTCCGCTTGGCGAGTGTTTCCAAATTCTTGCGCACTTGATTCTCGTTCGTGACGCTCTCCAGGTTGATCGAAGGATATTCGACTCTCGGCGCCATTTCTTCGATGATTTCCTCTTCCTTGGCGCGGCGTCGGCGAACGGCGAGCACGATTCCGCCGATAAGCGCGGCAGCGGCGACAGCGATCGCGGCAATCCATCCGGCCGTAAGGCCTTTGCCGGAAGCGGAAGCTCCTGCTGCGGCAAAATTTTGCCCGATGACAGAAACCTTTTTGGCGATGATCGCGTCATTACTAACATCCTGTCCGGATTCCACGAGCTGGGAACGGACGAAAGAAGTTAGATATTGGGTGATTTGATCCTTTGTTTCCTGGTTTAATAATGAGGTAGGAATGCCGACGCTGATGCTGAGGTCTTTGACGGCGTAAGGGCCGCCAATGATCGTGTTCTTGTAGCGGTTAGGCTCATAGTTGGTCGTGCTGGAGGTTTTCTCTGACGTGCTGCTGCCTCCGCCCGATGTCGAGGAATATCCGGGAACATCGGTTTCTCCGGTGCCTGCGACGCCGCCGGCGTTCCCTTCCGTTCCTTCCGAGCTTTCACTCGATTGCTGCTGGCTAATCACGAGACCGTTGTTGTTGTTGTTGTCCAGCGGCTTGACGAGGCTTTCCTCCCGGCTGACCTGATCGAAGTTCAGGCTGCTAAGCACGCTGACGGCAAGGTTCTCGCTGCCTACCATCGTTCCGAGGAACTGCTCGATATTCCGCTTCAGGTCGCTCTCGTATTTCTTTTGGATCTGGAATTGAGAGTTCGCGCTGCCCGAGTTGTTCAGCGTGCCGCCGATTTTGGAGGAGGCTGTCAGCTCGCCTTGCGGGCTCGTGATCGTGATGTCCGCGATTTTAAGATTCGGCACCGATGTCTTGACGAGATTGAAATATCCGTCGATCTCATCCTGGCTGGGCCGGAATCCCGGCTTGAACTTCATGACGATAGAAGCCGACGCGCCGCTCGCTTCTTCCGTTTGGGCAAACACGCTTTCCTTGGGAAGATTGACGACGACTTTGCTGGAAGCGACTCCCTGCATGCCGTTGAGCAGCTGCTGGATCTCTCCGTTCAAGGCGCTGCGGTATTTGACGTTGAATTCGTTGTCGGTCATGCCGAACTGAGAAGAACCCGTATTGAACGCCGCGAATCCGATCGATCCATTCTGGACCAGACCTTGCGATCCGGCAGCGACCCGCACGCGGTCTGCTTCGCTGCTAGGCACGGCGATCGAATTGCCGCCGTCTCCAAGCCGGTAAGAAATGCTGCTGCTGTCCAGATAGTTCATGATTGCCTGGGCATCGGTTGTATCGAGATCCTTGAACACTGTTTCGTATTGTGTTTTGGTCAGGATCGAAGTCAGCAGGATGATCGTCAGCAGCAATACCCCGATCGTCGCTCCCAGCCAAATCTTTTGCTTCTTGCCCATCGCTCCCCAGTAATTTTTGGCGGAATCGCGCAGGCGGGCCATCTTTTCGTTCACATCTTCACCCCGCAGAATGCTATTGCAATGCAGTCAGCTTTAAATTTGCATGCGCATGATGTCCTGATAGGCCTCTACCGCCTTGTTCCGGACCTGCGTCACCAGCTGAAGGCTGAGCTCAGCCTGCTGCGAGACAATCATGACTTGTGAGATATCCGCTTGGCCAACCAAGTATTGGTTGTTGACTTGATGCACGGCTTTTTCTTGCGCGCTGACACTGTCCAGGGCGTTTTTGAGCATCGTCCCGAAGCTTTCGGTCACTTCGCTCGGCGATGCGGCTTGCGTCTTGGCCGTGATAGCCGGCGTGTTCAGAGGAGAGACCTGTGCAAGCGTTATAGGCTGGATCATTGTGGACTATCCTTTCGGCTTTTATTTTCCGATTTCAAGCGCTTTGACGAACATCGTCTTCGTTGCGTTCAATGCGGTCACGTTCGCCTCGTAGGAACGGGACGCCGAGATCATATCCACCATTTCCTTCGTCACGTCCACGTTCGGCATCTTCACATAGCCGTTCTTGTCCGCATCGGGATGAGAAGGATTGTAGACCAGCTTGTCCGGTGTGCGATCCTCCTGGATCCGGCTGACTTTAACCCCTTTGGACGCCTCCCCCATCTCGTTCTGCAGCATCGATGCGAAGCTGCCTTCCTTCATGGGCTCCAATACGACCATTTTGCGCTTATAGGGCTGGAACTCGCCATTTACATAGGAGGCTCGAGTCGTCTCGGCATTCGCGATGTTGGATGAGATCACATCCATTCGGAGCCGCTGGGCGGTCAATGCGGAGGCACTGATGTCGAATCCGTTGGTCAGCTTCATTTCTTACCCTCTCCCGTCGATGGCAGTCCGCATCATCTTGATCTCATGATTGATCTGTTGAATGTAGGAATTGTAGCGGAGCTGGTTTTTCGCAAGCAAAGCCATCTCGCGATCAGGGTCCACGTTGTTTCCGTTGTTATTCATGACAGATTTTTCATCCGTGACTAGCTGCATGGTTGGAGTTTGGTCATTTAGACCTATATCCATATGCATTTTTTGGGTCTTTATCCCTGCTAAATCGTGGTTTTTCTGGCCGTTCAGCTGGTCATTCAGCAGCTCCTCGAATACCAGTTCCGAACGTTTGAAGTGCGGCGTGTCAGCATTGGAAATATTATCCGAGATTACCTGCTGCCTTGCTTCAGCGGCTCTCATTGCCCCTGCAAGTCTGCTGAAATCCGCGCCGTTCAAGACATTCAATGCTGTTTCACCACTTTCTTCCTTAATGGTTTATCACTTATTCAACAAATCTTCAGGCATTCCTGCATCTTCGACATAAAATAATTAAAAAAATGAGAGATCGATGTCGAGATTTGCCGAGTACGATAATCTTCCTAAAATTTCATATTTATTACAATGAGAAAAAAGCCCTATCTTTATATAAAGATAGGGCTTTCCTGGGTATAAAGGACCTCTTTTATTTCTTCATCTTGCCTAATTCTTCCAAAAGTTGATGATTCAGGATGCG encodes:
- the fliI gene encoding flagellar protein export ATPase FliI; the protein is MSSRIPKASRYAEQLAGIDPVRINGKVTQVIGLTVESEGPDAGIGDVCQIYPGRGAPPLLAEVVGFRDNRLILMPLGDLNSIAPGCDVVGTGKPLTVQVGAELLGKVLDGLGRPLDGSFIPSRMIRYPTTAPPSNPLFRPRVQQPLGIGVRAIDGLLTVGQGQRVGIFAGSGVGKSTLLGMIARNTAADVNVIALIGERGREVLEFIEKDLGPEGLARSVVIVATSDQPALIRIKGAVIATTIAEYFRDRGMNVMLMMDSVTRYAMAQREVGLAVGEPPATRGYTPSVFAGLPKLLERAGTGPTGSITAFYTVLVDGDDMNEPVADAVRGILDGHIVLSRDLAQKGHFPAIDVLASVSRVMKEIIEPEHQEAASALKKMLAVYKDSEDLINIGAYQPGSNKEIDQAMDQMDGILDFTQQRTNEKAHFDETLDHLIRQFNGS
- the flgG gene encoding flagellar basal body rod protein FlgG → MLRSMYSGVSGMRGFQTKLDVIGNNIANVNTVGFKAGRVMFQDILSQTVAGATQPEDGTRGGKNAQQIGLGVTVASIDTLHTAGSAMTTNVPTDLRIDGDGFFAVRPAGMEDGFYLTRAGNFSVDAAGQLVNADGALVLSSDGEPISLAGVSAFTIGKDGSVTGVNADGTTGDVIATIGVVKVTNPNGLEKVGGNLYRSTVNSNAEELAIGAPGDPETGTGNIVAGQLEMSNVDLTSEFTEMIVAQRGFQANSRIITTSDEILQELVNLKR
- the flgC gene encoding flagellar basal body rod protein FlgC, whose translation is MKLTNGFDISASALTAQRLRMDVISSNIANAETTRASYVNGEFQPYKRKMVVLEPMKEGSFASMLQNEMGEASKGVKVSRIQEDRTPDKLVYNPSHPDADKNGYVKMPNVDVTKEMVDMISASRSYEANVTALNATKTMFVKALEIGK
- a CDS encoding FliH/SctL family protein — translated: MSNLFKSSQVVPQEQHQRLERFYRKPAAASDADTAPDGFGEQAYRGELRPDAATEALRSQILGDAQSVAEDTLADAAKQAQELIEQARQEAEDWWHARRADDERIAEEARLAGYGEGFSQGSREAEAALRKEWEQRIEESSSILEASFRMKEQIIQEAEPFLVELSCAIAEKLVGKQLDLEPDIAIDLIRNMLSRRRENGSIVLCVSPAQLSSVLAARDELELSIDSQAELQILPDASVKDHGCVIRTAFGSIDARIDTQLSEIKRELMGIASQREGQEAPAS
- a CDS encoding flagellar hook capping FlgD N-terminal domain-containing protein encodes the protein MAASVNANSIYPFVSQKNSKAASTSMDNSTLGKDAFLQLLVAQLKYQDPMNPSDNTTYIAQLAQFSSVEQLSNISGQLNIQGQNLGLTSDLIGKQAEWDIFDAAGKLTAESGLVDSVVLKDGIQYIVSSGNYVPIDALKSIRSDAAEEAPEQTPDEPSGEQPAGA
- the fliJ gene encoding flagellar export protein FliJ, producing the protein MTAFRYAYQSIVNLKQSETTQAKWGLTAALDLLHAEEMSLSELNAERLRWEGKLEELGMQGSPLMELQAIQRFLSHLDACIGSKQQVVQAAENEVESSRHRLAERKIQEKIWLKSKEKALNRFKAAQLAGEQAELDEIAVQRHSRAAL
- the flgB gene encoding flagellar basal body rod protein FlgB, whose translation is MNVLNGADFSRLAGAMRAAEARQQVISDNISNADTPHFKRSELVFEELLNDQLNGQKNHDLAGIKTQKMHMDIGLNDQTPTMQLVTDEKSVMNNNGNNVDPDREMALLAKNQLRYNSYIQQINHEIKMMRTAIDGRG
- the fliG gene encoding flagellar motor switch protein FliG, translating into MVKALQSLSGRQKAAILLITLGPDVSAQIFKHLREEEIEQLTLEIANVRKVDSSERDTIMSEFYQICLAQEYISQGGIAYAKDILEKALGSQKALEVISRLTATLQVRPFDFARKAEPTQILNFIQNENTQTIALVLSYLQPEQASHILSSLPQEKQAEVARRVALMDSTSPEVISQVERVLEQKLSATVTQDYTNAGGIDSIVQILNGVDRGTERTILDSLEIQDPELAEEIKKRMFVFEDIVSIDNRSIQRIIRDIESADLQLALKVASEEVREAIFRNMSKRMAETFKEEMEFMGPVRLRDVEEAQTRIVGTIRRLEESGDIIIARGGGDDIIV
- a CDS encoding flagellar hook-length control protein FliK; protein product: MEITTTQPTASTGSGASVQAAGGKAAGAVPFSQAMAGALQTGVQGQASSNAGNAPQDAVAAAAALAAAMALSAASAQPDGAEPSAPAQADGPLSEALPTGEAAPAATSSSEQAAEPLLAKLEDLLDLLYEGKEEDGSIPLEDWQQAASELGALLALLGIQPPPSAKLAGGGQQGQDEPAAVSATAAAKGEVGELLLALRQQLPDVLAKPSGKVDSQALAQAQLTKLQSLLEAPHTAKSAPGGTIPDGQPDGTSFAGIPASGTTLLAKLEASSAHIRAAVSSVAGSAQADEAVQPAMLMAEPNEQPSSAATLTAGNVQPGAAVPDSAEATVKVPVHRFAQEVAGLVLKKLDVSSSSGMTEARLTLTPENLGQVDVKLQIHNGQLTALFAADSPAAREAIENQLGQLRMSLQNQGFQVDRLDVSASSQLQTSLSFGQQSRGGGEQGGQSARNGSDRPEEQGMQEAEVVQSAIRELGYGRAINETA
- the fliF gene encoding flagellar basal-body MS-ring/collar protein FliF, giving the protein MNEKMARLRDSAKNYWGAMGKKQKIWLGATIGVLLLTIILLTSILTKTQYETVFKDLDTTDAQAIMNYLDSSSISYRLGDGGNSIAVPSSEADRVRVAAGSQGLVQNGSIGFAAFNTGSSQFGMTDNEFNVKYRSALNGEIQQLLNGMQGVASSKVVVNLPKESVFAQTEEASGASASIVMKFKPGFRPSQDEIDGYFNLVKTSVPNLKIADITITSPQGELTASSKIGGTLNNSGSANSQFQIQKKYESDLKRNIEQFLGTMVGSENLAVSVLSSLNFDQVSREESLVKPLDNNNNNGLVISQQQSSESSEGTEGNAGGVAGTGETDVPGYSSTSGGGSSTSEKTSSTTNYEPNRYKNTIIGGPYAVKDLSISVGIPTSLLNQETKDQITQYLTSFVRSQLVESGQDVSNDAIIAKKVSVIGQNFAAAGASASGKGLTAGWIAAIAVAAAALIGGIVLAVRRRRAKEEEIIEEMAPRVEYPSINLESVTNENQVRKNLETLAKRKPDDFVNLLRTWLVEE
- the fliE gene encoding flagellar hook-basal body complex protein FliE, with translation MIQPITLAQVSPLNTPAITAKTQAASPSEVTESFGTMLKNALDSVSAQEKAVHQVNNQYLVGQADISQVMIVSQQAELSLQLVTQVRNKAVEAYQDIMRMQI